The sequence TGCTGCCGAGCTGTGGGGCAAAAGCAAGGTGGCTGTGTTGTAACAGGTGCCACAGTGTGATGTTAACTCCTGGCCTCCCCTGTAATTGATTAATTCTTACTTTTTCAAGTGTGTCTGGGCTAAGGCTTGGTCCTGTCCCATTCTTTAGTTGCATGATGTACATGTGTGTGTCTCCTGGTGGGGATGAGGTGTAGGGGGCAGTGGCCATCTCTGCAATAACCTGGCTGGCACCTGCATCCCCTCACTCGTGGGGTCTCTGGGCCACAGTGTGGCTCCACAAAACTTCCTCACATGACACATGGCAAGAACCATGAGCTattccagcatctcctggagGGAGAGTGGGGAGAGAGGTGCAGGGAGTTCCTCAGAGCTTACCTCATGGAGTTTTCTCGTGCTGGGGAAGGACGAGTTGACAGGGCAGGGTTTCCTTAGCAGCAGATAAACAAGCTGTTCCTGCGCTCCACAACCTCATGGAGTTTTCTCgtgctggggaaggaagagTTGACAGGGCAGGGTTTCCTTAGCAGATAAACAAGCTGTTCCTGCGCTCCACGCCGTGCAATCCACAGAGCTTTTTGTCTCACCTTCGCCCTCCCCTTGCAGCTGGGGCATCCTGTTCTCCCACCCTCGGGATTTCACCCCCGTGTGCACCACGGAGCTGGGCCGGGCGGCCAAGCTGGCGCCCGAGTTCAGCAAGCGCAACGTCAAGATGATCGCGCTCTCCATCGACAGCGTGCAGGACCACCTCTCCTGGTGCAAGGTAACAGCTCTGGGCGGCCTTCAGGGGGCAGCTGGCAAGCCCACGCAGGCTTGGAGGGACAGATGTCACGTCCCAAAGTGTGGGGGTGCTGGAATTCAGGGTTAAAACACGTGCAGGTGATGCCAGAACCTCAGAGGAAGGCAGCCTATCCACAGACCCTCAGGAAAGTTGTGTAAtggaacaggaaaggaaaaggggcaGCAGAAGTGAGGAGTTCATGcttgggcagggaggagaaaacagagacatgttaaatataaaaatacaaataggaGAAGGATAAATGTAAAATGAACGTGAGGGAGTATTAAAAAAGATGGGAGTAGAATAACTCAGTGAAGGAACTAAAGATAAACTTCAAAGGCAgcctctgtgtgctgccagggaGAATGGTTCCAGGGCTGGTAGGGGTCTAAAATGAGTATTTCAGACAGAAGTGGCCAGAGTGTAAAAATCTTTGGGTGAATTACTCTCTTAGTTCTTAAAATTGGGAATGTACTCGCATATTTTCCAGGGGTGAGAGGTGCATGCAGTAAGAGTCATTGAAGGTGAGAAATTTCTACATTCAGACGTTATTTCATGACTGACTGGCTTTAGAAGTTAGCTAATTGCCTTATTGCTTAAACCGACCTTTGTACCTGGGCAATGCATGGCCAATGTCCCAGCAAGCCTCAGAAAAGCAATGTACAGTAAATgagatttctgtgctgttcaaaCTGGCTGAAACCAGCAGCCAGATTAGCAAATAACATGTTATTGAACATAAGAGAAAGTTTGCATTGTGCTTTTGTGAGGGAGACTCATCTGCTCGTTGGCTAAGCTAAAGTGTTCGGGTGTTGCTGACTTCTGCAAAGGCTTTGAATTTGCAAGAAGCTTTCCAATGAAGTCAGCTCTGCGAAGGGCAGGCTGTTTCTTGCAGGAAAAGCAGTAAGTTGTGTCAAGGGAAGGAAGTGCTGAGCTCTCTTGGGGTGTGTGGGGTTCAGCAGGCTTGGGTGATCTGAAAAAGAGATGAACAATGAGCTGACTCTGCTGATCCTATGGAATTATTCAGCACAACCTCAGGTGAAGCCAGGAGAAGTTGCAGAACAGCCTCTTGATGGTGGctgaggggaggcagagcaggaaagcatTCTGGAAAAAGGCCAGGGATTCAAGCTGTGGTGAGCTTTCTGTGAGCCTGGCAGAAGCCTTGGAGACAGAGGCTTGGAAGTGTCAGCTCAGCACCTGTCAGAAAGAACCAGGTGAAATTCCTCCAGAGCAAAAGATCCAGTTGGTGAGGAGAAATCTACAGAAAGCTGGAGTGTTCCATGCAGCCTGTGCCTCACTGAATTAAATATAGAAGCCCTAGGAGTGAGCAGAACTTTGGGCAGGACCCTCTGTGCAGCATTCTCAAACAcacctctgctttctctctggATGAAGCTGCTTTtacctggagcacagcctgcaaGGAAGCAGGTGGGCAAGAGGGGTGGCTGAAATCCTGCATGAGACAGTAAAGAAACTTCTGCTTGCTCTGCTGCCAAATTTCAGCTGTGCTTTCCAGCCAGAGATGTCACATCTATTCTTAGCCATCCCTAGGCAAAAAACAGAGGCTTGTTCCAGgtctgggagctggagctcagccagGGAGTGATCCTACCTTCCAACCTCCCCAGTCAGGAGCTTCTCCAAGGGCTGACTGAGCCTGAGCTCCTTCAGCAGGcctggctggcacaggctgtgcatGTCAGAAGTTTCAGTGATACTCTGAAATACTGGCCACTGATACCTGCACCTTGGTGAGTTGGTGGTGAACAAATCACTCCAGTAATGTCTGGTTTCAGCTTGgagccaggaaagaaaattagtgGCAAGGGAAGGGAGTCATGGGTGTTGTATTGCAACAGAGTGTGGtttgggaggaagggaagggagtCATGGGTGTTGTATTGCAACACAGAGTGTGGTTTGGGAGACTGTTTCCTAGAGCTCCCCAGGTCATGAAATTACGTGCATTTTGGAACGAGGCACAGTCCATAGGGTTCAGATATTGATTCTCAGAAACTCTTGTCgtcctccagcccctgctctaAAGAGAGAGGGGCAGGTGGATCTCATTTGCTGCAGCCTCTTGTGACTCTGCGGAGcattcagcagcatttctgcacaACTGaactctccagctctgctttccttccctgctctgctctgacaaGGCAGGTTTTCAGGGCAGCAGAACCAATTCCTTGCCTCCTTCCAAGGCAGGCCTGaccacagcccagctgagaCCAATGGCCCCTTTTTGCAGAGCCAGGGTGacacagaaaacaagcaaacagaaaagctggaaaggaAACACTTGGCCACGTGTGCACCACTTGACCTGCTTGCAGCAtcctgagcagctggggcaaggctccagccccttctgTGAGCACCAGCAGCCATGGGGGGGCTGAGGAAGGGTGCAGggcctgcctgctcctgctgctgttagCGTGCTCTGAGCAGTGCCAAGGGGGAGCATTTCCAACCCTGAGtgcccttcctgctcccccacATTCAAAGCCTGGAGAAGGCAGGGAGATTTGTACATGGAGGTTATCAGCTGAGCTGAtaatgcagcacagcagtgccagagagGCTGTCAGTCAGTTTTGTCTCCTTGTAGCATGAAAAGGGGGGAAGGAACAGGCTGCCCTGTTCTGGGGCAGGAACCTTGAATTCAACTTGTTTTgatgctggcagctgctctgcctgtgctgctggggctccgTGTGACCTGTGAGGATGGCACTGCAGATTCCAGGGATAACTTAAATGCTCTGGTCGAGTCCAGATCAGGTTTGGAGATgctcaaaatacttttttttttgtgtgtgtgtgtgtatttgtgaaGCAGATCCAGTTTGAACTAGTACAGGGAGGAACCTCATAAACCATGGTCACAAGGAAAAGTCTGCAGGGCTGTAGAAGTGAATGGTTTTCTCTTCTGTCCCAGGCATGGTTCAGAAAGGAGTGAGCAGTGTCCCAGCACTTGCACTCGGGCTTCCACTCTAGTTTTTTGAGAGCCTTTAGTTAAGTAAGCTGTGAGTGACTCACTGAATGGAACTGGTCCCTTGTATAAGACCTGTGGAGTGTCGGACCCTCCTTTGTCAGCTGTAGTGTTGCTAGTTTGCTCTGCCTCTAGAGAAACAATTCCTTGGGAGCACAGTCCAGTTCAGGTGACACCCCCACATCTGTCAGCAGTGCTAGGagagagctggcagagggacaCAGTTCTCAGTGAGAGGTGGTTAAACTCTGTGTCACTAACACGGGCAGGAATTCCTTATTGCTCCATACTGCCTGGGCAAGCAGCTGCTCCATGGGGTGTGAGTAAGAACTGACCCTCAAGAAcaaggcacagcccagcctggcacaaaGGTTTCTGATTTGTCACCTGGTTTCTGGAAACTTTGTGGAAGGCCAGgagcccctggctgtgctgagacCTCAGGCCAAGCAAgtcaggagctcctgcagctcctgtttctGCCTGGCCTCTGCCTCTGTGGTGGTGCCACAGGAACATCCCATGGCTTTGTCTCTGCAGGACATCAATGCCTACAACGGGGACCAGCCTGCAGAGAAGCTGCCCTTCCCCATCATTGCTGACAAGAACCGGGAGCTGGCTGTCAAGCTGGGCATGCTGGACCCCGACGAGCTGGACAAGGAGGGGATGCCCCTGACTGCTCGTGTGGTGAGTGCCTGgcccaaagcagcacagaacCACAGCCTGCCATCCTGCCCTCTGGCTGTGGGGCACCTTACCTGGATGGGCTTGGCCATCCTCAGGAGCTGGGACGATTTCCTTGGGCTGGAACCATGGGTTGTGTCACAGCAACCACCCGATCCCAAACTAATTTTTGTCAGTGCTTGATCTGCTGGAATTTCTCATGTGCTTGCACTAGAAGGGCAAAGGTAGCAAAACAAGCTGGTGTTCGACTCAGGAGCTCCCAGAGCAAAAACTCAATCCCTGGGCATCAGATGTTCTCTAGATCCCCTCCATGGCATCTCCTCTGTCCCAACACCTGTGATCAAGGAGTTCccaaaggagaggaaggagcagcaggactgagcagATCCATCAGAGGAGTCAGACAAATGTGCCCAGCCCCTGACACTGtctccctgtgctcaggtgttcGTTTTTGGCCCGGATAAGAAGCTGAAGCTCTCCATCCTGTACCCAGCCACCACTGGGAGGAACTTTGATGAGATCCTGAGAGTGGTGGactccctgcagctcacagcatACAAGAAGGTCGCTACCCCTGTGGACTGGaaggtgaggagcagggcaAAGCTCACAGCCAGGCATTGAAATGGCAGCCAGCCTCCCCTGCAGGGGGGCCCACAGGGTGGGGAGGCAGCCTTGCCTCTGAaggctgctgttccctgcagcatAAGCTCCCAGTGGGGTGGGCCAGCTCACCCACctgccaggaaagcagggcttgGGATCAAGGGGGAATCCAGGGCTGCCTGAACAATAGGAAGGGATGAGCAGGCTCTGTCCAGCATGGCAGCCAGGCTCACATTTCCCTTCCTTACTCCCTGCTCCCATGGGAGTGCCATGGCTCCTCATGgcaccctgccagctcctcactGTCCCCTCTTGTCCCCATTTGTCCCCATTAGCCCGGTGACAGCGTCATGGTCGTGCCCACCTTACCTGAGGAGGAAGCCAAGAAGCTCTTCCCCAAAGGAGTCTTCACCAAGGAGCTGCCCTCGGGCAAGAAGTACCTGCGCTACACCCCGCAGCCAGAGTGAGgcgtctgtctgtctgtctgtccgtcctGCCGGAGCCTTCCCgagcccagcccctctgacACTGCACAAtccacagcctggcagcactAAACCAGCCCTCCTGCTAAACCTCTCCCTGAACCCCGGTGTTTTCCTGCCTCCAAGGCGAGGTGAGCGGAGCAGGGGGGGACTccagggctcctgctggggTGTGTGTCCCGTTTGCTCCCAGCCATGCTCGTCCCAGAGGCGTGGGGAGAAGGGgtgtcctgctgggacagggagctgctgcgTGCCTTTCAGAGCAGCCATCTAACCTTTGGTCCCACGAGTaggggaggagctgcagagccaaaTCTCTCACTTCTTAACTGCTTTCTCGTCTCTCGCTGGAAGGTGATTGTTTCCAGGTTTGGTGGAAGAGGGAATCAAGCAAATAAACTGACCTTCAGTACTACCTGTACTGTCCCTTGCATGTCTCTGCTGGCCCCCACAGCATGTACTGGGATTTGTGCCCAGGCTCTGGAggggggtggcagcagcacagactgcCCTTGTTCTTGCTCTGCAAGGAGGGCCTTTTGGAAAGACAGCTTGTCCCAGGACACAAGGTCTCAGACAAGGCAGTTGTGCTTCccctgctgggaaggaagaaTGTGCCTCAGCCTGGCCTGCCCTTGGCTGCTGGGCAGAAGGTCCTTCCCTGCTCCTAGGGCAtgagcaggcaggacaggagctgtgcaaactcctgcctgctctcccaCACCCCCACCTCAGGGATTTGTCAAGAGATGAGCAATGTTTTAATATAACAGTAGGAAAGAAAGCTGCTCACTGAATTGCTCATAGGGTGGCTGCCAGCATGCCTCaatgcccagcacagccagcaagGCCCAAAAGGAGCAGCTGTTAAAGAAATCAGCTGTCTTGGGGCACAAATGTACCCTCCCAGCAAGTGGGGACTGGCAGGTTTGTTGTTCAAGGTGAGCAGTGAAATCCCCCTCCAGGCTAAACCTCAGGCAGCACCCACTACCCTCTTTCATTACCCCTCCCCCACCAAAAAAGgggtttattaatttttaattgccttCAGGAACTATGCAGTGAACATTGGTGTATTTCCCCAAATGGCTTTTAAATGAACCCTCGTTATGAAACTCCATATTATTCCCATGAATTATTTTGACTGGAAGATTGAGAACAAAAGTCAGCCCAGAGACCAACTGTTCCTATCTTCCACTCTGCAAGAAAGGGGAGGGGGAATCTACAATTTCAAAAGggaaacatgtttttttttctgtagcttttcAGTTTTATCAGGCTGGGCAGCTTTCCTAGTTCCCATGGCTGGGCTGCACGAACTCCTGGGTTTCTCACTGTTCCTCACTTTGATCTGGTTTCCTAAGGGAAAAAGGAATGTCTGCCCCCTCCAAGCTTTGTCCAATTTTCTGGAAGCTCaagggcacagccccacagcaacCTTTGTGCAAACAGCCTGCTCAGAGCATGCCCTGgggaggggctctgcagggacagcacagcctctctgggacACCACAGAAGCCACCTGCAAGACAGGACAAAGTGGAGCAAATCCTGTCACCAGACCCAAGGGCTTaaagccagcagggacagccactggtgccactggtgaggcaggcaggggctgaTTGAAATGCCATTAATTCAATTTGCTGGCTCCACGGTGCTGCTGTGGCCCCAGAGGTACAAACCAGCCAGAGAGACTCAAGCAAACACAAGCTTTGGCTCCAGTACAGCTCGAGTAGTTTTCTTTTAATCCCAGAGAAGTGAAATGCAACACTTTTCGAGTTGGTAATAACATCCAGAGACAGAAGTCCAAGCCCCCTACTCGGTAAAGTCATTTGTGTTTAAGGCACTCTGCAAAACCAGCTTTCCTCTCGTTCTGATTTTCCCCACGCGGCAGCAGAATACCTGGTTTGGTCTGTTCTCAGCAGTGACATTCATCCATCCCGGCTCCTCCCGCCCCCTGGAAACAGCAAATCCAGCGGGAGCAGCGCCAGGAGGCGGGGTCAGTAaacagggatgggcacaggagggagcaccaagctcctgcagggaagggggtGAGCACAGGGTGCCCTCCCCGCAGGCACCGCTGTGGTTCCCctacttttttctccctctcgAAAAGGGGGATGGGAGCGTGGGGCATCCCTCCCCAGaggtgctcccagcagcaccccaaaatgCAGGGGAGGGCTGGGTGTGTGGGGGAGACCCAGCTGCCCCCACTGTGCAGCAGAAATGaccccctccccacccaccCCCCACTTCCAGTTGTCAATAAAtaccaataaataaataaataaatagataaataaataagtgaCCCGAGgatgggaaggaagggaaggggcacCCCGAGGTTCAGGGTCCAGGGAGCATGAGGGTGGGCATTTCCATGAGCTGCCCCTCCCTGAGATAACGGGGTGCTGGTGGGGAAGGGGGGCGCAGGGAAAGCATCCCATGGGGGTCTGAATGCTCATCCAGCCACAGGGAATGAGCCAAACTCAGACTCACACGTGGGAGCTCTCCCCCACcaccttccctccttcctttgagcagcaccagccccagagctccacCTCCACCCAGGTGTGAACACCCTTTGCCAACGTGCAAAATGCCTGCGCgtttctggaaatgctgcttgCACATGTTTccttgcaaattttttttccccccccttcttttttaaCGGGGAAATGCCCACAAAGACAACCCACGCACCAAACCGAGTCAAGTGCATCAAATCCAgcctcagaggagcaggaatggaAGCCTGGCAGAAGCCTGGAGAGGTGAAAACACAGGCATGGCCCCGGGGCTCAGCCAGCACCTGcctgcaggctggggcagccctgtGGGGTCAGGCACACGGCtacagccaggcacagggccTGACCCTGGCACCAGGATGTGGCAGACATTCATGGACAGAAATTCAGCTACTGCTGTCTCACTGTCGTGGCTCAGACTGGCCAGCAAATCCCAAAAGGTGGCAATGAATCcaacagcatccctgcagcagggttCCCACTCAGGTGGCAATGAATCCAACAGCATCCCTGCAGTAGAGCTTTCCCAGAGAGCTCCCTGGGCTGACAGCAGCATGCAGCCATTTCCCAtgggttttggggagctggcTCACACAGCACCTTCTCCCAGCAGGAAGCCCCCCTTGGAGCTACCTGTTTGTTGGGGAACCCCCTCCTCTGGCCTTTTAGCTCTGATGCTGCCAGAGATGTTTCTGTCCCCCTGGGTCAAAAGTATACACCTGTCTTACTTCAAATCAAAAGGTACTTACCCCTCCTCCCCCAGTCCTTaatgaaaattgtatttcaagTTTCTAACCCCTCTCCACACACACtttttgagaaacaaaacatcAGCGATGGCAAAAGCTGCCATCAGTCCCACACCAGGACAAAACCACAGTCTCACAAGAGCAGGACATCTTCCCACACCAGCAAGCTCCCTGtgggagaaaacacagcaaaccaAAGCTCAAAGCCCTCTCTCCCTCCCAACCTGCCCCACAGCAAGGCTGCAGCCCCTCTAAACCCCGACATAGGCACGGAAAGCAGCAGGTTCCCAGCCCGGCGCGAGGCCGGGCGGGAGGAGCAGGAGCGGCCCCGGCACAGGGAAATGCTGAGCCAAGGCGTCAAAAGGAAACGCTCccagacaaaaaataaataaagaactgGATCAGCAGCAAACACTACTGAGGGCAATAAATAGCACGGGGATTTCACAGGGATTTTTGGTCTAAGATGCCTCAGGAGCCCCTGTGCACAGAAGTGTCACCCAGCGCTCCTCCCCCGGCTGTCCTGCCACGGGATAGCACGTGGgaccttcccagcaggaatggccCAGGAATGACCTgcatccccagggcagcacaatCCCCCTGCAGCATGAACAAGGCAGGGCTGcaagctggaggagctgcagggctcgtGCTGGGgaggacagagcagagaaagcagcagaagctgtaaccacctgcccagcagtgatgaagcacccagagcagcagcagcagcacagccatggtTTATGCCTCTGCTGCAATTCCGGGGTGAGATCCTGGGACCTGCCAGctgcaccccacagcaccctgctgcCCCATGGACCAGCTGATGCCAGCCATCCAGGCAGCAAGGAGTGAGGAGAAAGGCAAATAAATCCCCCTGTGACCCCTCCcaagcacagcaggcagcacatTCACCAAACCCAggcctgccctgagcagcctccacTCACATCCCTGCCTTCCACAGAGCTTGGGGAGTTACCACAAGGCGTGCCACCCCCTCTGCTGGTGGCCCAGCCAGTAGCCATCCTGCTCTGTGGGTGGCTGGGGCAGAGGTCTCCATGTGAGCCAGCATTTGCATGGAAAACGAGCAAGCACCCAACTTCTAGCAAGGGAGTGGGGTCTGCAGTGAAGCAAAGTGACTCCAGGGGTACCTCTGAGCTGGTTTGGGTACCCCACACACACTGAGCACCTGGGCTGCGGGAATGGCACCGCTCCCCATTCCTCACTTGGCTGAGAATCCGTTCTGCTTCTGTAAGAGAAGGGCCAGCAGGACTTGGGAGGGGAGGCTGAGCAAAGACTCAGTGCACCTTAAAACAAAAGGACATCTAACCTGCCCTTAGACCTCACTCCAAGACGGAAAAGAGCATCTCCTACACTCACAACTACTCCAAACACACCCAGATGCATGCAAAACGTGTCCCACTCCCCCTGGGAGCAACCAGCACCGGGCTCTGCTCgccccccagcactgcccattCCCACCCCACTGCCTGGTCCTATCCCAGGGCTGGGTTATCCATTTGAAATGCATAGgtatggacacagcagggacacggggcactgcagcaggcacagcctctgctTCTCCCTCCAGCTGGGTGGGAAGCAGCATCTGCCACGGGCACGGTCCAACCGCACTCCTGCTCCTCACGCTGCCCGGCGAGGAAGGGCAAGTCCTTTACGTCAGACAGCCTCCGTGCCAGCTGCAAACACTCCATCCATTCCTCTTCCTGGGAAATCCTCCAGCTCAGCAAACCCTCTTCTGCGCCCTCGTGCCAGCCAGGCTCTATTTCTGCCCGAGGAGGAGCCACGTTTCCAACCACAACAACAAAGGCAGGAGAAGCcgagagctctgctgtggctcgGGCGCCCTGTCCGCAtgcagcggggctgggggcaccctgtgctcacctgcacGCCCTACTTGGGAGGTATCACCACGATGGGCTGCCCTCTCTTGGGCCTCCACATGAGGACCTGGGCGTCGTTGGCGTTGGGCTTCACCAGCGCGTTGGGCGGGATGGGCTCCATCCTGCTGAGGATGCgcggctgctcctgctgagtcCTGCCCACCAGCCGCGCCcgctgccccagcagctgcatggGGTCCACCTCAATGTCCACTCGCATCCTCCACTTGATAGTCTGCAAGATGATCTTCTCCTTGGTGGTGGTGTTCATGGCCACCAGCCACGTGGTGAAGCTCTGGTCCCTTTTAATCCTGGTCAGCAGCGGCACGTTGCTGTTGCTCACGGGGACGGCCCACGTCACGCTGGGGTAGAAATTGTCATTCATGCTCACCGAGAACCTGGAGATCTTGTTGGTGGGCCCCACCAGGGTCACGGTTTCTGTGGTGTTCCCATACCAGGGGTAGCTCACCCCATCCGAGTCGCTGATGGCTTTTACTCGTCCTTCTCGCAGGTCGGGCAGCTCCCAGCTCGATCTagtgaagaggaagagaaagatgaGCAGGGAAATGGCAGCAACAGTGCCCGGCGAGGGATGGGgaagccagcagcacagggaccctctgcctgcctgcagcaaaCTCTCAGGGACAACCTGAAGAACAAATTCAGCTTTGGTTCCTTTACTGAGACTCACACGTCCAGCTCAAGCCCTTGCCCTGCTGACACAATGCTGTTTTAATTAACCTGCAATTAAAACACTGGGCCAAAACCCACTGCTAAGTCTCTGTGGGGTCACCCTCTCCTTaatcaggctgtgctggagaacaGCCTTCCCTGTGAGCAGGGCACTGGCCCAGCCCATCAACAGCTCCCTCCTGTAAGAGGTCTGAGATTTTTACACCTTAAATACAGAGACACGTGCAACAATTAAATCTCACAATGAAATCCCAGCAATATGGCGGGGGGGGGGAGGAATTCAGCCCCAAATCTTTGCTGCTGGCCATGCTACCAGCACCATGTAGCTACAGTGAGTGTGGCAACAGCAAGGGAGCAGTtttgcagcagaggagctggggccaCACTTCTGCCATCCCTCCAAACGATGACCTCAACTCACTCCAACATGCCCAAGTGCCCCACGT comes from Ficedula albicollis isolate OC2 chromosome 8, FicAlb1.5, whole genome shotgun sequence and encodes:
- the FAM78B gene encoding protein FAM78B; this encodes GADLEESSPVVLRYRTPYFRASARVLMPPIARRHTWVVGWIQACNHMEFYNTYSDLGVSSWELPDLREGRVKAISDSDGVSYPWYGNTTETVTLVGPTNKISRFSVSMNDNFYPSVTWAVPVSNSNVPLLTRIKRDQSFTTWLVAMNTTTKEKIILQTIKWRMRVDIEVDPMQLLGQRARLVGRTQQEQPRILSRMEPIPPNALVKPNANDAQVLMWRPKRGQPIVVIPPK
- the PRDX6 gene encoding peroxiredoxin-6, producing MIALSIDSVQDHLSWCKVTALGGLQGAAGKPTQEHPMALSLQDINAYNGDQPAEKLPFPIIADKNRELAVKLGMLDPDELDKEGMPLTARVVFVFGPDKKLKLSILYPATTGRNFDEILRVVDSLQLTAYKKVATPVDWKPGDSVMVVPTLPEEEAKKLFPKGVFTKELPSGKKYLRYTPQPE